CGGTATTCCCCGAGATTCTCTCCCTAAAGGAGATTTTTCGATCGCTTGGGGCGCGCTTCGTGCTTGTCTCGGGAAGCGGGTCATCGGTTTTTTCCGTTTTCCCCCGCCGGCAGGAAGCGGAGGAAATCCACGAGTACCTGGGAACATCTTCTGAGTTTGACGTTTTTCTGGCGAGCGGGATAAGCGGCTGGCATTTTCTTGCGGACTGAACCGGACAAGCCCGCCCGCGGGGATGAGCGGACTGGCCTCTGTTTCCAGTTCTCCGCGAGGCGTTCTGTTTCGCTTGACAGAGACATCGGATTGACGCAAACGCGTTTTCCTATCAGTGGATAAGGACTGATTTTTTCTGGTTTTACGATACGGAGATTCCGGGCGCGACCGCGCCAACCTATACCTTGCAGGAAGCTGATGATGAAAAATGGATCAAGGTCAGAATCAGCTTCACCGATAACGCCGGCAACTCAGAAGTGGTTGAGAGCTTTGAAGTGGGGCCGGTCTATACAAACAAGTCTGACGGAGGCCTTCGGCTAGTTTCTCTCACCGACACCAGCGCCGGCGATGAGGGTTTGCTCCAGATATTTGATGATACGTCCAAGCGATGGAGGGGCGTATGCGATGACAGTTGGGACAGAAAAGACGCCGATGTCGCGTGTCGCCAACTGGGTTACGCAGGAAGCGCGGAGGCGCTTACCGGGATAATATGGTTCGGGTATCCCCCGCTTCTTTTTATGCTTGACGAGGTGAATTGCGGCGGCACTGAAAACACGCTGCTTGAGTGTGAACACGCGGGACGGGGAGTGCACGACTGTACCTCATGGGAGTACGCGGGCGTCAAATGCGCCACCAGCGGCAACTGAATCCCCGCCGTTGGGAAACCGGACAATTCCGTTTGCCAAAAAGCGGTCAGCTTATTTGCTGTCTGCGCGGGCATTGTTTTGCTTGACAGAGACGCCGGGTCGAAACTATTATATAATAACGATATCTCAGAAACAGGTGTATATACGGAGATTCAACGGAGGTTCAAGTGAAACGGTTCGGAACACTGAAAAGCAGCTTTTGGAAAAAACCGGAGGCGGTTGGCGGAAAAAGAGATGCCGGAACCATGAATCTGCAACGCGTATCGATTATGGTTGCCGGGTTCGCGCTGGGGCTTTTGCTCATGGGCGGTCCCACGGATGTAAGAACGCAGGAAACATATGCCGACGGGGATCTGAGGCTCGTGGATACGGATACGGGATCCGTGGTGGATCTCAGTACGGCTACCGCTCCTACGGGCAGGCTTGAAATATTCGATGCCGGGGCCAGGGACGGTGAAGAATGGAAGGGCATATGCGATGACGGACTCGGGACTCTGGGGTCTGGAGACAGTTACCGTGTGATCGGCAGACAGGAGGCCGAAGTCGCCTGTCGCCAGCTGGGTTTCTCCGGAGGTGAGCCTAGAGTAGGTCTTGCGTTGCCGAAAAAAGAAGGAGGAGACTTGGACCCGCAGGAGTACTATCTGCTTGACGAGCTTGAATGCTCGGGTTCTGAGGACAGGATTCTCGGTGAAGACAGGTGCAAGCATTGGCCGCGCGGGCATAACAACTGTTCCTACGGGGAGGCTTTCGGCGTTACCTGCGAGGCAGCAACCGCGAACAATGATGCCGTAGGCCAGATAGCGGTCAGGGGCACCGAGCCCAAGACCGGAGTGCTTCTGACTGCGGACCATTCAAAAATCACTGACGCGGACGGGAAGCCTACGGACGCAAGCGCGTTTTCCTATCAGTGGATAAGGTCTGACATTGTCTGGAATGAAACGGAAATTTCGGGCGCGACAGCCTCCACCTATACCTTGCAGGAAGCTGATGAGGAAAACTGGATCAAGGTCAGAATCAGCTTCACCGATAATGCAGGCAACTCAGAAGTGGTGGAAAGCTTCGAAGTGGGACCGATCTATACGAACAAGCCTGACGGAAGTCTTCGGTTGATACCTTTTTCTACCCTAAATGACGATGGTACGCTATCTCCATCCGGTGAGGGGGAGGGTCTGCTGCAGATATTTAGCGGGGTGGACAAGCGATGGAAGGGTGTATGCGATGATTCCTGGGACAAAACAGACGCCGATGTCGCGTGCCGCCAGCTGGGTTACGCAGGGAGCGATGAGGCGATTGACCAAATGATATGGCTTGGGTATCCCCCGCTTCTTTTCCTGCTTGACGAGGTGGATTGCGCGGGCACTGAAAGCACGCTGCTTGAGTGTGGTCACGCGGGGCGGGGACGGCACGACTGCTCATCCTGGGAGTACGCGGGCGTCAAGTGCACCGTAAGCGGCGGCACCAACTGATCCCCAAAAGTTTCTTTTTTGCCGCGTCTGAAACTTCGCGGCCTTTTAGAGGAGTTGCGATGAAGAACATAGGATTTCTGATTTTTTTGTGCTGCGTTCTGGGGTTTCTGGGCGCCCTCCGCACGCTTCCGGCCGCCGCCCATGAAGGCGTACCGCACGTATTGAACGGTAAACAAACCGAACTGACTAATACGGTTTCCGATGTGGATAGAGAGAGGAAGGTGACCCTTGAGGAGTTCGTGATGCACGCGGTCGCTCACCTGCAGGAGGCCGAAACCTTTTCCGAGACTCTTGAGATACTGAATGAATTCAGGAATAAGGAGGGAGACTGGAATGACGGCAGCATGTACCTGATCCTTCTTACGGGCAAGGGAGTTGACGGCAGCGGAGTTACAAGCGGAAGAGATGGGGGAAGCGGAACAGCCGCAAGCGGAGGAGGCGTCTACGTTCACGCTAAAAACAGAGAACTTGAGGATCAGGACTGGTCACAGCTCAAAGATCGTAAGGGGATTAATGTAGGACAGATATTTCTCAGCGTCGGGAAAGATGGGGCAAGTATAGATTATGTTGGAGATAATGCAGATGATCCCCCCCCCCAAGCCTTTGCCTTTCCTTTTACCGCTCCCGCTATTCCGTTCAGCAATTCCCTCTCACCCGAGCAACAGGGTTTTGT
Above is a window of Candidatus Dadabacteria bacterium DNA encoding:
- a CDS encoding scavenger receptor cysteine-rich domain-containing protein; the encoded protein is MQEADDEKWIKVRISFTDNAGNSEVVESFEVGPVYTNKSDGGLRLVSLTDTSAGDEGLLQIFDDTSKRWRGVCDDSWDRKDADVACRQLGYAGSAEALTGIIWFGYPPLLFMLDEVNCGGTENTLLECEHAGRGVHDCTSWEYAGVKCATSGN
- a CDS encoding scavenger receptor cysteine-rich domain-containing protein, with product MKRFGTLKSSFWKKPEAVGGKRDAGTMNLQRVSIMVAGFALGLLLMGGPTDVRTQETYADGDLRLVDTDTGSVVDLSTATAPTGRLEIFDAGARDGEEWKGICDDGLGTLGSGDSYRVIGRQEAEVACRQLGFSGGEPRVGLALPKKEGGDLDPQEYYLLDELECSGSEDRILGEDRCKHWPRGHNNCSYGEAFGVTCEAATANNDAVGQIAVRGTEPKTGVLLTADHSKITDADGKPTDASAFSYQWIRSDIVWNETEISGATASTYTLQEADEENWIKVRISFTDNAGNSEVVESFEVGPIYTNKPDGSLRLIPFSTLNDDGTLSPSGEGEGLLQIFSGVDKRWKGVCDDSWDKTDADVACRQLGYAGSDEAIDQMIWLGYPPLLFLLDEVDCAGTESTLLECGHAGRGRHDCSSWEYAGVKCTVSGGTN